The Actinomyces faecalis genome includes the window CTAGACGTTGACGCCCATGTCACACTCGGGGTGAAGCTGCCTGCCTCGACGTCGGAGGCCGTGATGGTGTGCGAGGCGAAGAAGCAGTCCAGAGGAACTCCTGCCGAGGCCCTTGACCAGCGGCAGTTCCAGGCATTGTCGAGGTTGGAGCTGCTCACGAGCAGCGATCGCTCAGCATTGGACGTGTTGGTCACCACGAGCCGGTAGTCAATGATCTGTCCCAGGGTGTACACACCGTCGGCTGGTGCAGGACTGAGCACCTCGATCGTTGATGACACCACCGGCGCATCCGGATCCTGCGGCTCCTGGTGCGCCTCAACTGGCACCGACGAGGAGCCCGTGCCAATCACCGTGGCCTCACCCGAGTAGTTGTCCTCGGAGTAGGCGCTGTATGTGATGGACAGGTCGAGCGTGCCGTCCTCCACATCAGTCTCGGTCACCACGTACTGCGCCCTTCCGGCGCAGGTCTGGGGCGATGCTGGAGCCATCCAGTGCCAGCGACAGGCCTCATAGTTCATCAGGGTCGACGCGCTTGGACGCAGTCCTAGATGACGGCCGGAGGTGTTGGTCACCGTGATATCTACGGGAACCGTCTCCCCAGCCGTCCACGACGTGCCGTTAGCGGGCACGCCCGTGACAGACAGCTCGATCGTCACCTGGTCAGTGGGAACGGGTTCGGCCGCAGAGGTGGGCGCATGAGTGACTGGCAGACACAGTGCAAGTGCTGCGAGCGAGGACAGTAGGGCATAGGTTCTTCGTTGAGCCATACCTGGATCGTCCGACATCTGATGTCGCGTGTCAACTCAGTCACAACAAGGCGGTGGGGGTGCGGACAGAACTGAGTCTGTCCGCACCCCCACCAGCCACTGACCCGCTAAGAGGTCATCCTGGCAGGCCTGAGTCGATCAGGCACCGACGCGGAAGCGGACGAAGCCGGTCAGCTCGCCGCCGGTAGCCTCGACGACTTTGCCGACCGTGGTCTTGGGGTCCTTGGCGTAGGCCTGCTCGAGGAGGCAGATCTCCTTGAAGAAGCCACCCAGACGGCCCTCGACGATCTTGGCGATCGCCTGCTCGGGCTTGCCCTCGGCGCGGGTGGTCTCCTCAGCGATCTTGCGCTCCTTCTCGACGACGTCGGCGGGGACGTCCTCGCGGCGCAGGTACTGCGGGGAGTAGGCAGCGATGTGCATCGCGACGTCGTGGGCCACCTCAGCAGCCTTGGCGTCGGTGCCGACGAGCACGGCCACCTGGGCCGGCAGGTCGGGGTTGGTGCGGTGCAGGTAGAGGTCAACCTTCTCGGCGGCCAGACGCGCGACGCGACGGACCACGATCTTCTCGCCGATGACGGCCTGCATGCCGTCGGTCATGGCCTGGACGGTCTCGCCGTCGACCGTAGCCTCAGCCAGGGCCTCGGCGCTCTCGGCGCCCGAGGCGACGGCGGCGGCCAGGACCTTGTCAGCGAAGTCGATGAACTTCTGGTTCTTGGCCACGAAGTCGGTCTCGGCGTTGATCTCGACCAGGACACCGACCTGACCGGCCTCACCGTCGACGACGGTAGCGGCGATCAGGCCCGCGGAGGCGGAACGGCCCTCGCGCTTGGCGATGCCCTTGAGCCCCTTGACGCGGATGATCTCGACGGCCTTGTCCAGGTCGCCGTCGGCCTCGTCCAGGGCCTTCTTGACGTCCATCATGCCGGCGCCGGTCTTCTCGCGCAGGTTCTTGATGTCAGCGGTGGTGTAGTTCGCCATGGATTCTCTCCTTGGAAGCTGGGTAGGAACGGGCGTGGACCAGGCTCAGGCCTGCTCGGTGCCGGCCTCGGCGGTCGGTGCAGCCTCAGCGGGAGCGGCCTCGCCGGCCTCGGCGCCAGCCAGGAGCTGAGCCTCCCACTCGGGCAGCGGCTCGGCGTCGGCGGTACCGGCCTCGGCCTCCTCACCGGTGCGGGCGCGGCCGGCCGAGCGAGCCATCAGGCCCTCGGCGGCGGCGTCGGCGACGACGCGCGTCAGCAGGGAGACGGCGCGGATGGCGTCGTCGTTGCCTGGGACACCGTAGGTGACCTCGTCAGGGTCGCAGTTGGTGTCCAGGATCGCGATAACCGGGATGTTGAGCTTCTGGGCCTCGGCGATGGCCAGGTGCTCCTTCTTGGTGTCCACGACCCAGATGGCCGCGGGGAGCTTGGACATGTCGCGGATACCGCCAAGGGTCTTGGTCAGCTTGTCCTTCTCGCGACGCATCATGAGCAGCTCCTTCTTCGTGCGGCCGGAGCCGGCCACGTCGTCGAAGTCGATCTGCTCGAGCTCCTTCATGCGGTCCAGGCGGGCGCGCACGGTGGAGAAGTTGGTCAGCATGCCGCCCAGCCAGCGCTGGTTGACGTAGGGCATGCCCACGCGCTGGGCCTGCTCGGCCACAGCGGCCTGAGCCTGCTTCTTGGTGCCGACGAAGAGGATGCTGCCGCCGCGGGCGACGGTCTCCTTGACGAAGTCGTAGGCGGTGTTGATGCCCTCGACGGTCTTGACCAGGTCGATGACGTAGATGCCGTTGCGCTCGGTGAGGATGAAGCGCTTCATCTTGGGGTTCCAGCGGCGGGTCTGGTGGCCGAAGTGGACGCCGGACTCCAGGAGCTGACGCATGGTAACGATGGCCATGACGGTCCTTTCGTTGGGGACGGAGAGGTTGCTCCGCACCCGTGTGTCGGGGGACGCGCGACGGAAGGGCACGTCCCGGTGGGTGGTTCTTCCCTGTGACCGCGTCCGGAGGGACTCGGCTCCGCCGGTGAGGACGGATAGGGCCTGGTGCCCGTGACCCACGACCACCCGCTCCCCTGAGGCAGCGGGACCACGGCCGCGGTATCCGAAAGGATGGGCACGCGAAGTCAGCCACTGAGCACCCGTGAAGGGCACGCAGACAGCCGCAGGCGAGACGCTACCACACGCCGAGGGCACCTTTCGGCGCCGAGACGGGAGAATCCCCTCCGTACGATGTCGTACGCGTCACCCTCCCCGGGGACACACAGGTGCTTGCCGCGACACCCTCCTCCACAGACCTCGGGCGGCCGCCTCGCTCTCGGCAGGGCCGCTACGCGAGCCTGGGGCCATGTCCTCGTCGCAGCCGGTCTCCGCGGCCCTCTCCCGTGAGCAACACGTTCCCTCGCGCCTCCGCCTCCGTCTTCTGGCGACGGCGGTCGTGACCGTTCTCGCCGCTCCCTCGTCCTGCCTGTCAGCACCTGCTCCCGCCCTGCCACCGGACGCGGCAGGTCCAGCCGCCGCCAGCACGCCCTGGGCGCTCACGACGGTCGTCCTGAGCACCGCCCCGCAGGCTCCCGGTGCGGGTCAGGTCCGCTACCGCTGGCCGACCGGGGCGCGGGCACCCGTCCTGCGGCCCTTCGACCCTCCCGCTGTGCGCTGGGGCCCCGGGCACCGCGGCGTCGACCTGGCGCTGACCGCAGGGTCTCCGGTACTGGCCGCCGGCGAGGGGACCGTCGCCTTCGCCGGCACCGTGGCGGGGCGGGCAGTGGTCTCGGTCGACCACGCTGACGGGATCCGCACCACCTATGAGCCTGTGGACCCGGTGGTCAGCGCCGGGGACCACGTGCGGGCCGGAGACTGTCTCGGCCACCTTGCCCCGGGCCACCGCGACGACGGCGCGGACGCGCTGCACTGGGGCGCCCGCACCAGCCGCGACGTCTATGTCAGCCCCCTGCGCCTGGTCCAGCCGGCGGTCATCCGGCTCAAGCCTCTCTAGGCGCGTGGGAAGGACTGCTCGTAGACCGCGCGCAGCCTCTCAGCGCTGACATGGGTGTAGCGCTGGGTCGTCGACAGCGAGGAGTGTCCCAGCAGCTCCTGGACACTGCGCAGGTCCGCCCCTCCGGACAGCACGTGCGTGGCGGCCGAGTGCCTGAGCCCGTGGGGTCCCAGGTCTGGGACCCCCGCCCGGGCGGCGAGGTCGTGGACGACCTGACGGACCGTCCGCGGGTCGACCCGTCCTCCTCGCGCGCCCAGGAACAGCGCCTGGCTGCTTCCTTGCCGCACCAGCCGGGGGCGCGTACCCAGCCAGCGCTCCAGCGCACGAGCCGCCGGGACGCCGTAGGGCACGACCCGCTCCTTGTTCCCCTTGCCCAGGACGCGGACCGTCCGCTCCCCGTGGTCAAGGTCATCGAGGTCCAGCGCGCACAGCTCCGAGACCCGCACCCCGGTGGCGTAGAGGAGCTCGGCCAGGGCCTGGTCACGGTGCGCCAGCGCCCGGCGTCCGGTGTCGTCACCTTCACCGTCGGCGTCTGCTTGCCGCGCCTCCTGGACCTGCTGGGCCGCCGCCTCCAGGAGCGCACCAGCCTGTGCGGGGGTCAGGACGGTAGGCAGACGGTTGTCGGCCCGCGGCGTGCGCAGCCGGGCCGCGACGTCGCCGGCCAGCAGACCCTGGCGCCAGGCCCACGTCGAGAAGCTGCGCAGCGCTGAGCCACGGCGGGCCAGCGTGGCGCGCGAGTGGCCGGTGGCTGACAGGTCAGCGAGCCACGCACGCAGGTCGGTCAGGTCCAGGCTCGCCAGGGCTGGCCCCACCGGTTCCTCGTCGGCGGCCCCGACGCCGAGAAAGGTGAGAAGGTCGTCAAGGTCGCCGGCATAGGCACGGACGGTGTGCTCCGAGCGGCCTCGTTGGAGGGTGAGGTACCGGCTCCAGGACTCACGCAGCTGGCCTCGGGTGGCGGGTCGGTCCTCGTTCATGCCCTTAAGGCTATGCGGCCCGCAGAACCTGTGAGGAGCAGCAGGGCCGCCAGGCGACGTCGTGCAGGCTCACCTGGTGACCCGTCTCCACCCGTCGTCCCCGCGTCGTACCTTCCCCGCCAGCTCCAGGAGCCCCAGGGCCGCGACGACCTCGTGCGGCGCCAGGCCCGCGCTGCGCGCCACAGCCTCCACCCCCGCCGCGCCACGCGCCGGCATGGCGTCAAGCACGGCGGCGCTCGGGCGGTCCAGCCCGTCCAGCAGCCCCGAGCCTGCCAGCGCAGGGTCGGCGTCCTTCTCCTGGTCCGGGTCGGTAGCACCCAGGGGGACGAGAAGCTCAAGGACCTCAGCGGCGTCGCTCACGCACACCGCTCCCTCGCGGAGGAGGCGGTGGCAGCCCGCCGACTCCATCGAGGTGACCGGACCGGGCACCGCACCAAGGGGACGACCCAGGTCGGCTGCGTGCCGCGCCGTGGACAGCGCCCCTGAGCGCCAGGCCGCCTCGACCACGACCGTGGCCTGGCTCATCGCTGCGATGAGGCGGTTGCGTGACAGGAAGCGGTGCCTGCCGGGCTGGCAGCCTGGTGGCACCTCGGCAACGAGCGCTCCGTGAGCCACGACCTCCTCCAGGAGGACGGCGTTGCCGGCAGGGTAGAGACGGTCAACTCCACCTGCCGACACCGCGATCGTGCGCCCAGAGCGCAGGGCGCCGCGGTGCGCTGCGGCATCGATCCCGTAGGCGCCTCCGGAGACCACCACCGCGCCCTGCCCCGCGACCTGGGAGGCGAGCTGGACCGCAACCGTCTCGCCGTACCTGGTGGAGGCTCGCGAACCCACCAGAGCGACGCTCGTGCCGGAGGCGACCCCGTCAGGAACCAGGTCCTCGCGGAAGCGGTCCGCCTGCGCAGACCTCGGTGCCGCACCCGCACCATCATCGCCGTCGTCGTCCCCGGCCTCATCCCGGTCCTTGCCCCCGTCCGGCACCGGTCTGGTGGCCAGCAGGGCCGGGTCGCCACGCACCCACAGGCACACAGGAGGCTGCGCCAGCTCGTCCGCCCCTGCTGGCCACCAGGCATCACCAGGTATCACGAGGCTGCCTCCCATCCGTTCCAGGACCTCCACCTCCCGGCGGATGTCCAGACCTGGCAGCCGGGGCGCCCACCGGGCGGCCGCCTTGCTCCAGGCGGCGCTCGCCCGGGCCTGGTCGCCACGAGCGGGCACCGGAGGAGCAGGTGCAGGCCGGGCCTGTCCCTCCTCGTCCAGCGCCGTCCCGAGCAGCCACGCCAGCGCCTGGCTCGCGCCCAGGTGCTTGACGAGGAGGGAGGCCGCACGGTCAGCCGGCTCGGCCAGGCGCGACCAGGTGGCGCGCGCGAGCACCGGGTCGGTGAGGTCGTAAGGCAGCGTGGGCCGCGGGGTCATGACCGTCCTCCCCGCGTGCGCAGCGCCAGGGCCGTCCCCATCTCGGCGCTTCCCGGCCCGTCGAGCCCGGCCAGGTCCGCCAGGGTCCACGCCAGGCGCAGCACCCGGTCGACGCCTCGTAGGGTGAGGTCCCCGCGGTCCAGCGCGTCCATGAGCATCCCGACCCCAGCCCGGTCCGTGCCAGAGCGTGGCGAGCGCAGCCACGATCCGGGGACCTGGCTCATGAGCCTCCACGGAGTGCCCTCCAGCCGCCGAGCGGCTCGCTCCCGCGCCGCGGCGACCCGCAAGGCCACGACGGCGCTGGGCTCCCCCGCGCCTGCGCCGGCCAGGTCGGCGGAGGAGACTGCCGCGACCTCGACCTGGATGTCGACCCGGTCCAGCAGCGGACCGGACAGCCGGGAGAAGTACCGGCGCCGCTGCAGGGACGTACAGGTGCAGTCCAGCCCACGGCCGCTGGCCCGGCCGCACGGGCAGGGATTGGCAGCCAGGACGAGCTGGAAGGCCGCCGGGTAGGTGGCACGCCCACCGGAGCGGTCGATCGTGACGTGCCCGGTCTCCAGGGGCTGGCGCAGGCAGTCCAGCACGCCCGCTGGGAACTCAGGCGCCTCGTCGAGGAAGAGGACGCCACAGTGCGCCAGGGAGACGTCGCCGGGTCGAGGTAGGCCCGAGCCGCCTCCGATCACCGCGGCACGGGTCGCCGTGTGGTGCGGGCAGCGCAGCGGAGGGGTGCGGATCAGCCCGGCCTCGGCGTCGAAGGTGCCAGCCACGGAGTGCAGGGAGGTGACGGTCACGGCGTCGCTCGTGGCCAGTGGCGGCAGGATCGAGGGCAGACGCTCAGCCATCATGGTCTTGCCCGCTCCCGGCGGCCCGACGAGGAGCAGGTGGTGCCCGCCGGCAGCGGCGACCTCCAGGGCGTGGCGAGCCTCGTGCTGCCCGACGACGTCGGTCAGGTCCGGCAACGGCGAGGGCTTGACCGCCCTCGCCGGCGGAGCCGGCCGTCCCTGGGACTGGCGGGCGGTGGCCAGGACGGCCTCGCTCACCGTCCCACCCAGGTGGGTGATGAGCTCGGCCAGGTGCGCGACCGGGTGGATCTGCACCCCGGGCACGAGCCGGGCCTCAGCCAGGCAGTCCTGAGGGACCACGACGTCGCGCACCCCTGCCTGGGCTGCGCAGGAGACGGCTGGCAGCACCCCGCGCACAGGCCTGACGGAGGCGTCCAGGCCGAGCTCGCCGATGAAGACCGTCCGGGCGATGACCTGGGTGGCAGACCGCGAGAGCTCGCCACGCGCTCCCAGGACCGCCAGCGCGAGACTGAGGTCAAAGCCCGTGCCGGTCTTGGGCAGGTCCGCCGGGGACAGGTTCGCGGTCACGCGTCGCTCTCCCCAGGCGACGCCACAGGTGGACAGGGCCGAGCGCACACGCTCGCGTGACTCCCGCACGGCGGCGTCAGGCAGTCCCACGAGGGTGAAGCCGGGCAGGCCTGAGGAGGCGTGGGCCTCGACCTCGACAAGGTGGCCCTGCAGGCCGGTGAGCGTCACCGCCAGGGTGCGGGCCAGCGCGCTCATGACCACACCCCGCGGTGGTGACGCAGCTGAGCAGGCTGTGAGCCCCGCAGCAGGACGGAGACGACGTCCAGACGCAGCCCACGGTGGTTGACCTCGTGCCGGGCCGCCCAGGCCGTGGCCAGCCGGGCCAGCCGCCGACGCTTGCCAGCGGTGACAGCCTGGGCTGGCTCACCTGCCGCCGTCGAGGTCCGGGTCTTGACCTCGACGACCACCAGCAGCGGTTCCTCGTCGTCGTGAGCCGGCTCGAGAGCCACGACGTCAAGCTCTCCTCGCAGGCCCGGCAGGCCTCGGGGCCTCCAGTTACGCTCCAGGACGGTCCACCCCTGGTCCAGGAGGTAGACCACGGCCAGGTCCTCGCCCTCGCGGCCCGTCTGACGCCGGTCGGTACCGCTGCCTGCCCGGAGCACACCTGGCCCCTGCTCGTCCGTGTGGGTCACGTCGACCACCTCCGCCACCACTGTGGCCCACCGTGAGCTCCCAGCGCGATGCCGGCTGATGAGGCCTGTGGAGGAGGGGGTCAGGAAAGGTCGCTGTGGAGCCCGGGCGAGTACCTCTGGGGTGGCAGAGACGTGTGAGGCGAGCGGCTAGGGCAGCTCCATCTCGGGCTTCGTCAGCTCCTCGACGTTGACGTCCTTGAAGGTGACCACGTGCACTGACTTCACGAAGCGCGAGGACCTGTAGACGTCCCAGACCCAGGCGTCCTCCAGGGCCAGCTCGAAGAACACCTCACCGCCGTTGGTGCGTACCTGCACGTCCACGGCGTTGGCGAGGTAGAAACGGCGCTCGGTCTCCACCACGTAGGAGAAGAGCGACACGACGTCGCGGTACTCGCGGTAGAGCTCTAGCTCCAGGTCGTTCTCGTAGGACTCGAGGTCGTCAGCACTCACCGTCCCATCATGCACGCCGACGCCCCGGGCGCGCACGGCCCCTCCGGGCGCGTCGACCTCCTCAGCCGGTGGCGAAGGCCTCCAGGCCCGGCAGGTGCCAGGAGCGCCGGTGCTGCTCGCAGGCCCCCAGACGACGCAGCCCCTCCACGTGGGCGGGAGAGGCGTAGCCCTTGTTCGCGGCCCAGCCGTAACCAGGGTCCTCCAGGTACGTCATGACCCGGTCCCGCTCGACCTTGGCCAGCACGCTGGCTGCGGCCACGACGGCACAGCGTGCGTCCGCCTTGACCTGCATGCGTACCGGCGGGGTCGTCAGGCCCAGGCGCCTCATCTGGTCGCCAAGCTCGGCTACCGCCGGGTGCCGGGGCTGGGACGCGCTCAGCCCGGAGAGCAGGTCGTCCGCCGGCTCGCTCAGCCAGTCGGCGACGCCGTCGAGGATGACGACCGCAGGCACAGGACCGCGTGAGGCGACCTCGACCAGGGCACGCAGACCAGCCAGCCGCAGCGCGCCCACGATGCCCAGCGCGTCGATCTCGGCGGGTGAGGCGTGCGCGACGGCGTGCCCCCTGGCCCAGCTGCGGCAGGGCTCGACCAGCGCCTCACGACGGGCAGGGCTCAGCTGCTTGGAGTCCGCCAGCCCCGGTGGGAGGTCCTGTGACGTGGAGGCGTCGACGACGGCCAGGCCGACGCTGACAGGCCCGGCCAGCGCCCCGCGACCGACCTCGTCCATGCCAGCCACCACCGGGTAGCGGCCAAGCAGCTCCGTCTCGAGCTCTCGGTCCGGGCGCAGGCGCGTGGAGGCCGGACGCCGTGGGCTCACGCGCCGTCCCCGGGCTCGCCGGCCAGCTGGTCTGCCTCAGGCACAGTGGTGAAGACGTCCTCTCCTCCGCCCAGGGACCCCCACCGTCCGGCTGGCCAGACGATGGCCTTGGCCACGCCCACGACGTCGTCCAGGGGGACGAAGCCGTGGTGCGCGTCGTCCTGGTGGTAGCGCGAGTCGGCGGAGTTGGAGCGGTTGTCCCCCATGACCCACACACAGCCCTCCGGCACCGTCACGTCGAAGGCGATGGTCGAGGCGGAGACGCCTTCCTTGAGATAGGGCTCGTCCAGCTCGACGCCGTTGACGCTCAGGGATCCCTGCCC containing:
- the tsf gene encoding translation elongation factor Ts, with translation MANYTTADIKNLREKTGAGMMDVKKALDEADGDLDKAVEIIRVKGLKGIAKREGRSASAGLIAATVVDGEAGQVGVLVEINAETDFVAKNQKFIDFADKVLAAAVASGAESAEALAEATVDGETVQAMTDGMQAVIGEKIVVRRVARLAAEKVDLYLHRTNPDLPAQVAVLVGTDAKAAEVAHDVAMHIAAYSPQYLRREDVPADVVEKERKIAEETTRAEGKPEQAIAKIVEGRLGGFFKEICLLEQAYAKDPKTTVGKVVEATGGELTGFVRFRVGA
- the rpsB gene encoding 30S ribosomal protein S2 yields the protein MAIVTMRQLLESGVHFGHQTRRWNPKMKRFILTERNGIYVIDLVKTVEGINTAYDFVKETVARGGSILFVGTKKQAQAAVAEQAQRVGMPYVNQRWLGGMLTNFSTVRARLDRMKELEQIDFDDVAGSGRTKKELLMMRREKDKLTKTLGGIRDMSKLPAAIWVVDTKKEHLAIAEAQKLNIPVIAILDTNCDPDEVTYGVPGNDDAIRAVSLLTRVVADAAAEGLMARSAGRARTGEEAEAGTADAEPLPEWEAQLLAGAEAGEAAPAEAAPTAEAGTEQA
- a CDS encoding M23 family metallopeptidase, giving the protein MSSSQPVSAALSREQHVPSRLRLRLLATAVVTVLAAPSSCLSAPAPALPPDAAGPAAASTPWALTTVVLSTAPQAPGAGQVRYRWPTGARAPVLRPFDPPAVRWGPGHRGVDLALTAGSPVLAAGEGTVAFAGTVAGRAVVSVDHADGIRTTYEPVDPVVSAGDHVRAGDCLGHLAPGHRDDGADALHWGARTSRDVYVSPLRLVQPAVIRLKPL
- a CDS encoding tyrosine recombinase XerC, which produces MNEDRPATRGQLRESWSRYLTLQRGRSEHTVRAYAGDLDDLLTFLGVGAADEEPVGPALASLDLTDLRAWLADLSATGHSRATLARRGSALRSFSTWAWRQGLLAGDVAARLRTPRADNRLPTVLTPAQAGALLEAAAQQVQEARQADADGEGDDTGRRALAHRDQALAELLYATGVRVSELCALDLDDLDHGERTVRVLGKGNKERVVPYGVPAARALERWLGTRPRLVRQGSSQALFLGARGGRVDPRTVRQVVHDLAARAGVPDLGPHGLRHSAATHVLSGGADLRSVQELLGHSSLSTTQRYTHVSAERLRAVYEQSFPRA
- the dprA gene encoding DNA-processing protein DprA, translating into MTPRPTLPYDLTDPVLARATWSRLAEPADRAASLLVKHLGASQALAWLLGTALDEEGQARPAPAPPVPARGDQARASAAWSKAAARWAPRLPGLDIRREVEVLERMGGSLVIPGDAWWPAGADELAQPPVCLWVRGDPALLATRPVPDGGKDRDEAGDDDGDDGAGAAPRSAQADRFREDLVPDGVASGTSVALVGSRASTRYGETVAVQLASQVAGQGAVVVSGGAYGIDAAAHRGALRSGRTIAVSAGGVDRLYPAGNAVLLEEVVAHGALVAEVPPGCQPGRHRFLSRNRLIAAMSQATVVVEAAWRSGALSTARHAADLGRPLGAVPGPVTSMESAGCHRLLREGAVCVSDAAEVLELLVPLGATDPDQEKDADPALAGSGLLDGLDRPSAAVLDAMPARGAAGVEAVARSAGLAPHEVVAALGLLELAGKVRRGDDGWRRVTR
- a CDS encoding YifB family Mg chelatase-like AAA ATPase, with the translated sequence MSALARTLAVTLTGLQGHLVEVEAHASSGLPGFTLVGLPDAAVRESRERVRSALSTCGVAWGERRVTANLSPADLPKTGTGFDLSLALAVLGARGELSRSATQVIARTVFIGELGLDASVRPVRGVLPAVSCAAQAGVRDVVVPQDCLAEARLVPGVQIHPVAHLAELITHLGGTVSEAVLATARQSQGRPAPPARAVKPSPLPDLTDVVGQHEARHALEVAAAGGHHLLLVGPPGAGKTMMAERLPSILPPLATSDAVTVTSLHSVAGTFDAEAGLIRTPPLRCPHHTATRAAVIGGGSGLPRPGDVSLAHCGVLFLDEAPEFPAGVLDCLRQPLETGHVTIDRSGGRATYPAAFQLVLAANPCPCGRASGRGLDCTCTSLQRRRYFSRLSGPLLDRVDIQVEVAAVSSADLAGAGAGEPSAVVALRVAAARERAARRLEGTPWRLMSQVPGSWLRSPRSGTDRAGVGMLMDALDRGDLTLRGVDRVLRLAWTLADLAGLDGPGSAEMGTALALRTRGGRS
- a CDS encoding YraN family protein, with the protein product MTHTDEQGPGVLRAGSGTDRRQTGREGEDLAVVYLLDQGWTVLERNWRPRGLPGLRGELDVVALEPAHDDEEPLLVVVEVKTRTSTAAGEPAQAVTAGKRRRLARLATAWAARHEVNHRGLRLDVVSVLLRGSQPAQLRHHRGVWS
- a CDS encoding DUF2469 domain-containing protein; the protein is MSADDLESYENDLELELYREYRDVVSLFSYVVETERRFYLANAVDVQVRTNGGEVFFELALEDAWVWDVYRSSRFVKSVHVVTFKDVNVEELTKPEMELP
- a CDS encoding ribonuclease HII produces the protein MSPRRPASTRLRPDRELETELLGRYPVVAGMDEVGRGALAGPVSVGLAVVDASTSQDLPPGLADSKQLSPARREALVEPCRSWARGHAVAHASPAEIDALGIVGALRLAGLRALVEVASRGPVPAVVILDGVADWLSEPADDLLSGLSASQPRHPAVAELGDQMRRLGLTTPPVRMQVKADARCAVVAAASVLAKVERDRVMTYLEDPGYGWAANKGYASPAHVEGLRRLGACEQHRRSWHLPGLEAFATG